The sequence AACGGTCAGCGGCGGCAGGGCCTCAACGGCGTTCTGGTCGCACAGGGTATCGGAGATAAACAGCTCGTCCATGCCGCTGACGCAGACGATATCACCGGCTTCGGCGCTTTCGACCTCAACCCGCTGCAGACCGTGGTGGCCCATGATCTTGAGGATACGACCGTTGCGCTTCTTGCCGTCGGCACCGATGGCGGTAACCGGCGAGTTGGCCTTGATCCGGCCACGGGCGATACGGCCAATGCCGATAACGCCAAGGAAGCTGTTGTAGTCGAGCTGGGAGACTTGCATCTGGAACGGACCGTCCAGATCAACGCTGGGCGCCGGCACATGGTCGACGATGGCCTGGAACAGGGCGTCCATGTTGTCATCCATGGCTTCATGGTCAAGGCCGGCGATGCCGTTCAGGGCGCTGGCGTAGACAATCGGGAAGTCCAGTTGCTCGTCGGTCGCGCCAAGATTGTCGAACAGGTCGAAAATCTGATCAATGACCCAGTCCGGACGGGCGCCGGGACGGTCGATCTTGTTGACTACCACGATCGGACGCAGGCCGGCCTTGAACGCCTTCTGGGTGACGAAACGGGTCTGCGGCATGGGGCCGTCCTGGGCGTCGACCACCAGCAGTACCGAGTCGACCATGCTCATCACGCGCTCTACCTCGCCACCGAAGTCGGCGTGGCCGGGGGTGTCGACGATGTTGATGTTGTAGCCGTTCCACTTCAGGGCGGTGTTCTTGGCCAGGATGGTAATACCGCGCTCCTTTTCCTGGTCGTTGGAGTCCATCACCCGCTCGCCTTCGGCTTCCTTGCGATCCAGGGTGCCAGACAGCTTGAGCAGCTTGTCAACCAGTGTGGTCTTGCCGTGGTCAACGTGGGCGATGATGGCGATGTTGCGGAGATTCTCGATCACTGTGAACGTCCTGATGGCGCGGCCGATGGCCCGCGGAAAGAAAAAAGAGGCGGGCATTATACAGACCTGGACATGACAGTGTATGTTTTTTGTGCAGCGACCGGATGGATTGCCACGCCGCTATGCGGCTCGCAATGGCGAAGTGCAGTACAGCGGCGCTCCGCTGCGCGCTCGCAATGACGACTGGCGAGCCTCAGCTCTTGGCTGGCCGCAGCACCCGTACATGGCCGTGCCCGGAGTCGAGCAGATTCTGCGCGTGCATCTGGCTCATCACGCCCTTGTCGCAGTACAGCAGATAGATTCGCGCCGGGTCGAGCCTGGGGAACTGGCTGCTCAGTTCAAAGAACGGAATGGCCTTGACCTCGACATCGGGCAACACCAGCGGGCTGAGTTCCTGCTCGTCGGGGTGACGGATGTCGATCACCACCTGACCAGCCAGCGCCTGACTGACGACCTCGACATCGGCGATGCCTTCCATCGGCTCGCCAAGCTGGTCGCAATCGGTAGAGCGTGCCTGGGCAACCGCCGCATCGAGCACACTGAAGTCGAACTTGGCTTCGGCCTCTTCAACCCGGGCCCGGGTGGTATAGATGGCCGGGCTGACCGAGATCACCCCGCAGTACTCGGGAATGCTGCTGCTCAGCGCGTCAGTCCCGATTCGCCGGGCGGTGTTGATGATCTCGACCTTGCTGGTCGCGATCAGCGGCCGCAGTACCAGCCGTTCAATCGCCCGGTCGATCACCGCCAGATTCGGCAGAGTCTGGCTGGCCACCTGGGCGATCGCCTCGCCGGTCACCAGCGCATGGAAACCCAGTTGGCTGGCGACCTGATCGGCGGCGCGCAGCATCATTCGCTTGAGCACCACGCCCATCTGACTGTCATCGACATTCTTGAGGATTTCCGCCACTACGCCCTCGAACGGCACGCTGATGAAGCGCAACCGGTGGCTGGAAGCATAACGCTGCCAGAGGTGATGGGCGATCTGCCGCACGCCCAGCTCGTGGGCCCGTCCGCCCATGTTGAAGAAGATGAAGTGCGGCAACAGTCCGCGCTGCAACATCTGGTAGCTGGCCACGGTGGAGTCAAAGCCGCCGGACATCAGGCTCAACACCGGCTCCATGGTCCCCAGCGGGAAACCGCCCATGCCTTCATGCCGGGCCTGAATCAGGAACACCCGATCATGGCGAATCTCGACCCGCACCCAGACATCCGGCGATTTGAGCGATACCCCGGCCGCACCACAGCGCTCGAACAGCTCGCCGCCGAGATAGGCCGCAACATCCTGGGAACTGAACCCATGGTGCCCCACACGCTTGCAACGCACCCCGAACACCTTGCCGCGCAATTGCTCGGCGTGCACCAGAACGCAGCGCTCGGCCAACTCTTCCAGGCTGGTCAGCGGGTAATCGTGAACCTCGAGGATATGCGAGATGCCCGGCGTGTGCTGCAGACAGTCGATCACCCGCGCTTGCAGTTGCGGATTCTGACCGGTGCTGACCTCCAGGCTGTCCCAGGTGCCGTTGACCCGGGCCTCGGGATCGATGCGCGGTAGCAACACCCGCAGATTGCCCTTGAGCTGGCGCACGAAGCGCTTGCGCACCGGCTTGGTCTTGATGGTGATCTCGGAGAAAAATTTGATGATCAATTTCATGGGAAAGATGCAGGCTGCGCAAAAGCGGCGCATTATACCCCGGCCCGGCGCCGGCTGCAGGATAACCGACGACGAGCATTCGCACCATTTTGGTGCCTATACTAGACTCGATGCACCGTATCCGTGCACCTTTCAAGTGCACTTTTTCGTTGCGCCAGACAAAAGCCGCTTGGCACGGGGCTTTGCGCCAATGCTCCGAAATGGCACACCTTTTGCTCTCTTGTAACGCAAGCGGATTCGCGGACGTTTTCCGCTCTGATTGAAAGGCGCCTGACCCAAAGGGTCCGGCAAATGATTCCCCGTGGAGGAAACCATGTCGAAAGCGATTCAACTGATCAAAGAATTCGAAGTGAAGTGGGTTGACCTGCGCTTCACCGATAGCAAAGGCAAGCAGCAGCACGTCACCATCCCGGCCCGCGATGTCAACGATGACTTCTTCGAAGACGGCAAGATGTTTGACGGCTCCTCCATTGCCGGCTGGAAAGGCATCGAAGCCTCCGACATGATCCTCATGCCCGATGACGAGACCTCGGTTCTGGACCCGTTCACCGAAGAGCCGACCCTGATCATCGTCTGCGACATCATCGAGCCCTCCACCATGCAGGGCTACGAGCGCGACCCGCGCGGCATCGCCAAGCGCGCCGAAGAGTACCTGAAGTCCACCGGTATCGGTGACACTGTATTCGTTGGTCCAGAGCCTGAGTTCTTCATCTTCGACGAAGTCAAATACAAGTCCGACATCTCCGGCTCGATGTTCAAGATCATCTCCGAGCAGGGTTCCTGGAACACCGATGCCGACTTCGAAACCGGTAACAAGGGCCACCGTCCGGGCGTCAAGGGCGGCTATTTCCCGGTGCCGCCGGTCGATCACGACCACGAAATCCGTACCGCCATGTGTAATGCCATGGAAGAAATGGGCCTGACCATCGAAGTGCACCACCACGAAGTGGCCACTGCCGGTCAGAACGAAATCGGCGTGCTGTTCAACACCCTGGTGAAGAAAGCCGACGAAGTACAGACCCTGAAGTACTGCGTACACAATGTAGCCGACGCCTACGGCAAGACCGCTACCTTCATGCCCAAGCCGCTGTACGGTGACAACGGTTCCGGTATGCACGTACACATGTCTATCGCCAAAGACGGCAAGAACACCTTCGCCGGCGAAGGCTACTCCGGCCTGTCCGACACCGCCCTGTACTTCATCGGCGGTATCATCAAGCACGGCAAGGCCCTGAACGCCTTCACCAACCCGTCGACCAACTCCTACAAGCGCCTGGTTCCGGGCTTCGAAGCTCCGGTCATGCTGGCCTACTCGGCCCGCAACCGTTCAGCCTCGATCCGTATTCCGTATGTATCCAGCCCGAAAGCCCGCCGCATCGAAGCTCGCTTCCCGGATCCGGCTGCCAACCCCTACCTGGCCTTCGCTGCGCTGCTGATGGCTGGCCTGGACGGCATCCAGAACAAGATCCACCCTGGCGATGCCGCTGACAAGAACCTGTACGACCTGCCGCCGGAAGAGGCCAAGCAGATCCCGCAGGTCTGCGGCAGCCTGAAGGAAGCTCTGGAAGCGCTGGACGCTGACCGCGAGTTCCTGACCAAGGGCGACGTGTTCACCAACGAGTTCATCGACGCCTACATGGAGCTGAAGGCCGCCGAGGAAATCAAGGTTCGCACCTTCGTTCACCCGCTGGAATACGACCTGTACTACAGCGTCTGAACCCGGCTGCGATACCGTGGTCCAAAAAGGGGCACCCATCCGGGTGCCCCTTTTTTGCGTCCGTCCGTTACCAGCGGCGACCGACTTGCCAAGCAGGGAAATGACTGCAAGTCTTACGCAAGCCCCAAGGAGAGATCACCATGCCTCGCATTTTGCCCCTGACAGCCCTGCCCCTGCTGCTGGCCTTGCCCCTCGCTGCTGCCGCACAGATCTACACCTGGACTGACGCCGACGGCAACAAGGTGTTTTCCGACCAGCCTGGCCCCGGCGCCAGCACGCTGGAGGTCGGGCCGACCAACACAGTCGAGCCTCCGCGTCGCACTGAAATCCGCAGCCCCGGCACCAGCGACCAGCCGGCTGCCGGCCCTGCCTATCAACGCCTGGAAATCACCAGCCCCAGCAATGATGAGGCGATCCGCAGCAATGAGGGCAATCTGGTTCTGAGTGTCACTACCGACCCCGGCCTGAGCGGCAGCCATCTGTTGAGGGTCGAGCTCGACGGCGAACTGACCGATGTTTCCAGCCCCGGCCGCGGCCAGCGCAACCACCTGCTCAGCCTGACCAATATTGATCGCGGCAGCCACCAACTGGCAGTGGTGGTAGTCGATGCGCGTGGTAACGTCCTGCAACGCAGCAGCGCAATCACCGTACACCTGCAACGCACTTCATTGCTGCAGCCGGGCCGTGCCGGCAGCAATCAGGCGCCCCAGGCTCCCAATGCTCCGCGTGCGCCCAACGTGCCAGCCCCCGGTCGCAGTGGCGGTAGTTGAGCCCCATCACCGCCCACCCCACTCCCGTTGCGCACCATTTCGGTGCATACTCAATACGCAAGCGCCTAACTCTGTGCACGCAGCAGTTTGCCCAAAGCGCCAAAAGCACCTGACTGGCTGACAGCCTGCCCCCGAGCAGGCTCCAGCCAGACCGCCGGAAACCCGTGCAAACCCTGTTGCAGCGCGCCGTGCGCCGCTTTTGTGCAAGCGCCACCCAGGACCCAAACCGGACCTGCCTGGCAACTGTGCAAATGCTTTGCAAGCCAATAGCGCAAACGCCCCTTATTGGTTCGCTTCTTGCATTTCTCTGCACAAACCGTGGATACCCTTAGCTATGCTGCCTGATCGCTTTTTACGCCAGATTCTCGACAACCTGACCACAGCAGTGATCCTGCTGGATGCCCGCCTGTGCGTCAGCTACATGAACCCGGCCGCCGAAATGCTGCTGGCCGTCAGCGGCCAACGAGTTCAGCAGCAACCAATCAGCGAACTGTTCACCGACAGCGTCAGCGCCCAGGACTCGATGCAGAACGCGGTCGACAACGCCCACCCGTTCACCAAGCGCGAAGCCCAGCTGCTGCTGAGCAATGGCAGCAGCCTGATGGTCGACTATTCGGTAACGCCGATCATGGCCTCCGAGCGCAACTGGGTCTTGATGGAGTTGCAGCCGCGTGATCGCCTGCTGCGGATCACCAAGGAAGAAGCGCAACTATCCAAGCAGGAGGTCACCAAGGTGCTGGTGCGCGGCCTGGCCCACGAGATCAAGAATCCGCTCGGCGGTATTCGCGGCGCCGCCCAGCTACTGGCCCGCGAACTGCCCGAAGACAATCTCAAGGATTACACCGACGTGATCATTGAGGAGGCAGACCGGCTGCGCAATCTGGTCGACCGCATGCTCGGCCCCTACCGCCCGCCGAACCTGCGACCGATCAACATCCACGAAATCACCGAACGGGTCTGCAGCCTGATTGAGGCCGAAACCCAAGGCATCCTGCGCCTGCGCCGCGACTACGATCCGAGCATTCCGGAACTGATGGCCGACCGCGAGCAACTGATTCAGGCGGTGCTCAATATCGTGCGCAACGCCATGCAGGCCATCGCCGGATACAGCGGCCTGGAAGCCGGGCGCATCACCCTGCGCACCCGCACTCTGCGCCAGTTCACCATTGGCCAGACCCGACACCGGCTGGTCTGCAAACTGCAAGTCATCGACAACGGCCCGGGTATCCCGACCGAGATCGTCGACAGCATCTTCTACCCCATGGTCAGTGGCCGGGCCGATGGCACCGGTCTGGGCCTGTCGATCACTCAGAACATCATCAGCCAGCATCATGGCCTGATCGAGTGCGACAGCGAGCCTGGCCATACCGTATTCACTCTATTCCTGCCGCTGGAACAACACCCCGGAGATCAAACCCATGAGCCGAGCTGAAAATGTCTGGATTGTCGATGACGACCGTTCCATCCGCTGGGTGCTGGAAAAGGCCCTGCAGCAGGAAGGCATGGAGCCGGTCTGCTTCGACAATGCCGACAGCGCTCTTGCTCGCCTGCAACGCCAACACCCGGATGTGCTGATCAGCGACATCCGCATGCCCGGCACCAGTGGCCTGGAACTACTCAGCAGCATCCGCGAACAGCACCCCAAGCTGCCGGTCATTATCATGACCGCCCATTCGGATCTGGACAGCGCCGTGGCTTCCTACCAGGGAGGAGCCTTCGAATACCTGCCCAAGCCCTTTGATGTTGACGAAGCGGTCGCCCTGGTACGCCGTGCCCTGGCCCATACTCGCGAGCAGGAAGGACTGGAGCCGGAACAGGGGCAAACCCGTACCCCGGAAATCATTGGTGAAGCCCCGGCCATGCAGGAGGTATTCCGCGCCATCGGCCGGCTCTCGCACTCCAATATCACGGTACTGATCAACGGCGAGTCAGGAACCGGCAAAGAGCTGGTGGCCCACGCCCTGCATCGCCACAGCCCACGCGCACGCAACCCGTTCATCGCCCTGAACATGGCGGCGATCCCCAAGGACCTGATGGAATCGGAACTGTTCGGCCACGAGAAGGGGGCATTCACTGGCGCCGCCGTCCAGCGACGCGGCCGCTTCGAACAGGCCGATGGCGGCACCCTGTTTCTCGACGAGATC is a genomic window of Halopseudomonas phragmitis containing:
- the thiI gene encoding tRNA uracil 4-sulfurtransferase ThiI; this translates as MKLIIKFFSEITIKTKPVRKRFVRQLKGNLRVLLPRIDPEARVNGTWDSLEVSTGQNPQLQARVIDCLQHTPGISHILEVHDYPLTSLEELAERCVLVHAEQLRGKVFGVRCKRVGHHGFSSQDVAAYLGGELFERCGAAGVSLKSPDVWVRVEIRHDRVFLIQARHEGMGGFPLGTMEPVLSLMSGGFDSTVASYQMLQRGLLPHFIFFNMGGRAHELGVRQIAHHLWQRYASSHRLRFISVPFEGVVAEILKNVDDSQMGVVLKRMMLRAADQVASQLGFHALVTGEAIAQVASQTLPNLAVIDRAIERLVLRPLIATSKVEIINTARRIGTDALSSSIPEYCGVISVSPAIYTTRARVEEAEAKFDFSVLDAAVAQARSTDCDQLGEPMEGIADVEVVSQALAGQVVIDIRHPDEQELSPLVLPDVEVKAIPFFELSSQFPRLDPARIYLLYCDKGVMSQMHAQNLLDSGHGHVRVLRPAKS
- the ntrC gene encoding nitrogen regulation protein NR(I), coding for MSRAENVWIVDDDRSIRWVLEKALQQEGMEPVCFDNADSALARLQRQHPDVLISDIRMPGTSGLELLSSIREQHPKLPVIIMTAHSDLDSAVASYQGGAFEYLPKPFDVDEAVALVRRALAHTREQEGLEPEQGQTRTPEIIGEAPAMQEVFRAIGRLSHSNITVLINGESGTGKELVAHALHRHSPRARNPFIALNMAAIPKDLMESELFGHEKGAFTGAAVQRRGRFEQADGGTLFLDEIGDMPAETQTRLLRVLADGEFYRVGGHTPIKVDVRIIAATHQNLEGLVQAGKFREDLFHRLNVIRIHIPKLAERREDIPALAQHFLTKAAQELTVEPKVLKPQTQDYLRNLPWPGNVRQLENTCRWITVMASSREVLIEDLPPELLTQHQDSAPDGHWEHSLRTWADQELARGVTNLLDVAVPAFERIMIETALKHTAGRRRDAAQLLGWGRNTLTRKIKELGMNVDGHDDDEAE
- the glnL gene encoding nitrogen regulation protein NR(II), translated to MLPDRFLRQILDNLTTAVILLDARLCVSYMNPAAEMLLAVSGQRVQQQPISELFTDSVSAQDSMQNAVDNAHPFTKREAQLLLSNGSSLMVDYSVTPIMASERNWVLMELQPRDRLLRITKEEAQLSKQEVTKVLVRGLAHEIKNPLGGIRGAAQLLARELPEDNLKDYTDVIIEEADRLRNLVDRMLGPYRPPNLRPINIHEITERVCSLIEAETQGILRLRRDYDPSIPELMADREQLIQAVLNIVRNAMQAIAGYSGLEAGRITLRTRTLRQFTIGQTRHRLVCKLQVIDNGPGIPTEIVDSIFYPMVSGRADGTGLGLSITQNIISQHHGLIECDSEPGHTVFTLFLPLEQHPGDQTHEPS
- a CDS encoding DUF4124 domain-containing protein yields the protein MPRILPLTALPLLLALPLAAAAQIYTWTDADGNKVFSDQPGPGASTLEVGPTNTVEPPRRTEIRSPGTSDQPAAGPAYQRLEITSPSNDEAIRSNEGNLVLSVTTDPGLSGSHLLRVELDGELTDVSSPGRGQRNHLLSLTNIDRGSHQLAVVVVDARGNVLQRSSAITVHLQRTSLLQPGRAGSNQAPQAPNAPRAPNVPAPGRSGGS
- the typA gene encoding translational GTPase TypA, with product MIENLRNIAIIAHVDHGKTTLVDKLLKLSGTLDRKEAEGERVMDSNDQEKERGITILAKNTALKWNGYNINIVDTPGHADFGGEVERVMSMVDSVLLVVDAQDGPMPQTRFVTQKAFKAGLRPIVVVNKIDRPGARPDWVIDQIFDLFDNLGATDEQLDFPIVYASALNGIAGLDHEAMDDNMDALFQAIVDHVPAPSVDLDGPFQMQVSQLDYNSFLGVIGIGRIARGRIKANSPVTAIGADGKKRNGRILKIMGHHGLQRVEVESAEAGDIVCVSGMDELFISDTLCDQNAVEALPPLTVDQPTVSMTFQVNDSPFAGKEGKFVTSRNIKERLEKELLHNVALRVEDTGSPDKFKVSGRGELHLSVLIETMRREGFEMAVGRPEVVIIEVDGEKQEPYENVTIDIEEQHQGPVMEQMGLRKGDMTNMIPDGKGRIRLEYTIPARGLIGFRNAFLTMTSGTGILTSTFSHYGPIKAGEVTNRQNGVLVSMATGTALTYSLETLQERGKLFLSPGDEIYEGQLCGIHSRDNDLVINPTKAKKLDNMRASGKDDTVQLTPALKFTLEQALEFIDDDELVEVTPKSIRLRKKILDENQRKRASKG
- the glnA gene encoding glutamate--ammonia ligase produces the protein MSKAIQLIKEFEVKWVDLRFTDSKGKQQHVTIPARDVNDDFFEDGKMFDGSSIAGWKGIEASDMILMPDDETSVLDPFTEEPTLIIVCDIIEPSTMQGYERDPRGIAKRAEEYLKSTGIGDTVFVGPEPEFFIFDEVKYKSDISGSMFKIISEQGSWNTDADFETGNKGHRPGVKGGYFPVPPVDHDHEIRTAMCNAMEEMGLTIEVHHHEVATAGQNEIGVLFNTLVKKADEVQTLKYCVHNVADAYGKTATFMPKPLYGDNGSGMHVHMSIAKDGKNTFAGEGYSGLSDTALYFIGGIIKHGKALNAFTNPSTNSYKRLVPGFEAPVMLAYSARNRSASIRIPYVSSPKARRIEARFPDPAANPYLAFAALLMAGLDGIQNKIHPGDAADKNLYDLPPEEAKQIPQVCGSLKEALEALDADREFLTKGDVFTNEFIDAYMELKAAEEIKVRTFVHPLEYDLYYSV